The Oscillatoria sp. FACHB-1407 genome includes a region encoding these proteins:
- a CDS encoding RrF2 family transcriptional regulator, protein MGLLCISQRGNKGGYVLAREPWQITLLEIFSCLEESKHPKPTQPSAVDDSLVVRDVWQEAQQTAREVLQRYTLRDLCQQREARQRLSGMYYI, encoded by the coding sequence ATCGGATTACTGTGCATTAGCCAGCGGGGCAACAAAGGAGGGTACGTCCTGGCGCGGGAACCCTGGCAAATTACATTGCTGGAAATTTTTAGTTGTTTAGAAGAGTCTAAACACCCAAAACCCACTCAACCGTCTGCTGTGGATGATTCTCTGGTGGTACGTGATGTCTGGCAAGAAGCTCAACAAACCGCAAGGGAGGTCTTACAGCGTTATACCCTGCGCGATCTGTGTCAACAACGGGAAGCCCGACAACGGCTCAGTGGTATGTATTACATTTAG
- a CDS encoding glycosyltransferase translates to MKVLLGWELGAGQGHIQRLVALAHRLSQQGCTPVFALKSYNLKGMDFPWQSLVAPRLPFTGREDSHTFADLLASFGFDDASLLQPHIHQWQDILKTVNPDLVVTDHAPGLVLAAHGLLPTVVVGSHFAVPPPTEIFPIFRLPASPDTDLRQQAVSETVHQIVRQDAPLGQILNGDRSFIFSIPELDHYRGWRDPNTDYVGIHITPLKLGGDTIGDSAALHAWAYLGGDYPFRDLVLETLNPDSGFKPLQEALTNTAIALHHGGLTTTVACVLAGVPQLILPRYIEQQLNAIALLRLGIGQMLTAPNWEHLLMAQAEVLSLSNNAQALAHQLAHWNQDHLDKVVQTCLQFLR, encoded by the coding sequence ATGAAAGTTTTACTGGGATGGGAACTGGGAGCCGGACAGGGACACATTCAACGGTTAGTAGCATTGGCACATCGATTGAGCCAGCAGGGATGTACGCCTGTTTTTGCACTCAAGAGCTACAACCTCAAGGGCATGGACTTTCCCTGGCAAAGCTTAGTGGCTCCTCGCCTGCCTTTTACCGGACGCGAGGATTCTCATACCTTTGCTGACCTCTTAGCCAGCTTTGGATTTGATGATGCCTCCCTCTTGCAACCTCATATACACCAGTGGCAAGACATTCTGAAAACAGTTAATCCTGACTTAGTAGTGACTGATCACGCACCAGGGCTAGTTCTAGCTGCTCACGGGTTGCTCCCAACGGTTGTGGTTGGCAGCCATTTTGCTGTGCCCCCACCGACTGAGATATTTCCTATCTTTCGATTGCCAGCTTCACCCGACACCGATCTTCGACAACAAGCCGTCAGTGAGACGGTACACCAAATTGTTAGGCAGGATGCACCCCTGGGACAAATTTTGAACGGCGATCGCAGCTTTATCTTTAGCATTCCAGAATTGGATCACTATCGGGGATGGCGTGATCCCAACACAGACTATGTGGGTATCCACATCACCCCCCTTAAGCTCGGCGGAGACACTATTGGTGATAGTGCTGCTCTACACGCCTGGGCATATCTTGGTGGTGATTACCCCTTCCGCGATCTGGTTCTGGAAACGCTGAACCCCGACTCAGGATTCAAACCCTTGCAGGAGGCACTCACTAATACGGCGATCGCCCTTCATCATGGTGGCTTGACGACTACCGTTGCCTGTGTTCTGGCGGGTGTGCCCCAGTTAATTTTGCCGCGCTATATTGAGCAACAACTGAATGCGATCGCCCTTCTACGATTGGGAATTGGGCAGATGCTGACGGCACCAAATTGGGAGCATTTGTTGATGGCTCAGGCGGAGGTATTGAGCTTATCTAATAACGCTCAAGCCTTAGCACATCAGTTAGCTCATTGGAATCAGGATCATTTGGATAAGGTCGTTCAAACCTGTCTCCAATTTTTGAGGTAA
- a CDS encoding Mo-dependent nitrogenase C-terminal domain-containing protein, translating to MDILNPVRQWLDQFEVQDSKIAHRIATLIPAQCPFERDITVLGHKIAHIPPLCKLNPLYEQLVGLRFRALCYLADVCGEDIGAYI from the coding sequence TTGGACATTCTCAATCCTGTTCGTCAGTGGTTAGACCAGTTTGAAGTCCAAGATTCTAAAATCGCTCACCGCATCGCTACATTAATTCCGGCTCAATGCCCATTTGAGCGTGACATTACCGTTTTAGGTCACAAAATCGCCCATATTCCCCCCTTGTGCAAACTCAACCCCCTCTATGAACAACTGGTTGGCTTGCGGTTCCGGGCATTGTGCTATCTAGCAGATGTCTGTGGCGAAGATATTGGAGCGTATATCTAG
- a CDS encoding tetratricopeptide repeat protein, whose protein sequence is MDETSIKSLLENLKSSDETVRQQATHDLWQLWFQQKGAYGLALLGRSQTLLEAGAAHEAEELLTELIHDQPDFAEAWNRRAVLYYLQKQYRQSLADCEQVIALNPIHFGAIHGQGLCHMALGEYVAAIQAFRRALEIQPYSIENQRLMLECMAKLS, encoded by the coding sequence ATGGATGAAACTTCAATCAAGTCGCTGTTAGAAAATCTGAAAAGCTCAGATGAAACTGTACGGCAACAAGCCACCCATGACCTCTGGCAACTCTGGTTTCAGCAAAAGGGAGCCTATGGATTGGCTCTCTTAGGACGAAGCCAAACTCTGTTAGAGGCGGGTGCAGCCCATGAAGCTGAAGAGCTATTAACCGAGTTAATTCACGATCAACCTGATTTTGCCGAAGCGTGGAATCGCCGTGCTGTGCTCTATTACTTACAAAAGCAGTATCGCCAGTCGTTAGCCGATTGTGAACAGGTGATTGCCCTGAATCCCATTCATTTTGGGGCAATTCATGGGCAGGGGTTGTGCCACATGGCGTTGGGAGAATACGTTGCTGCTATTCAGGCATTTCGTAGGGCATTGGAGATTCAGCCCTACTCGATTGAAAATCAGCGGTTGATGCTGGAGTGTATGGCGAAATTGAGCTAA